The Cellulophaga sp. L1A9 genome window below encodes:
- a CDS encoding aconitate hydratase produces the protein MAFDIDMIRGVYSNMSDRVSKARDLVGKPLTLSEKILYSHLWDGTASKAFVRGKDYVDFAPDRIACQDATAQMALLQFMQAGKPKVAVPTTVHCDHLIQAKSGAAVDLKSANHTSAEVFNFLESVSNKYGIGFWKPGAGIIHQVVLENYAFPGGMMIGTDSHTVNAGGLGMVAIGVGGADAVDVMAGMAWELKFPKLIGVKLTGTISGWTAPKDVILKVAEILTVKGGTGAIVEYFGSGALSLSCTGKGTICNMGAEIGATTSTFGYDDSMERYLRATDRADIADAANEVREHLTADPEVYANPEQYFDEVIEINLSELTPLLNGPFTPDLSTKVGSDMTEKATKNEWPLAVEWGLIGSCTNSSYEDLSRASSIAQQAIDKGLKMKSELGINPGSEQVRFTAHRDGILQVFENLNAKIFTNACGPCIGQWARYSDPKNAPKNSIVHSFNRNFAKRADGNPNTHAFVASPEITAAIAIAGRLDFNPMTDKLINENGEEVMFDEPTGWELPPKGFEVEDAGYLAPDKDGSGVVVKVATDSERLQLLEPFTPIKDESLMGVKLLIKAFGKCTTDHISMAGPWLRYRGHLDNISNNCLIGAVNAFGQKTNFVKNQLTGEFGGVPDTARAYKAAGVRSIVVGDHNYGEGSSREHAAMEPRHLGVAAVLVKSFARIHETNLKKQGMLGLTFANESDYDLIQEDDTFNFIDISEFAPDKQLTIEVVHADGSKDVIKVNHTYNQSQIDWYREGSALNVIKKENVA, from the coding sequence ATGGCATTTGATATAGATATGATAAGAGGGGTATATTCCAATATGTCTGATCGTGTGAGTAAAGCACGTGATTTAGTTGGAAAACCACTAACACTTTCTGAGAAAATTTTATATTCCCACCTTTGGGATGGAACTGCTTCTAAAGCTTTCGTTAGAGGAAAAGATTATGTTGATTTTGCACCTGATCGTATCGCTTGTCAAGATGCAACAGCACAAATGGCTTTGTTGCAATTTATGCAAGCAGGTAAACCTAAAGTTGCGGTACCAACTACCGTACATTGTGATCATTTAATACAAGCGAAAAGTGGTGCGGCAGTAGATTTAAAATCTGCAAACCACACAAGTGCGGAAGTATTTAACTTTTTAGAGTCTGTTTCTAATAAATACGGTATTGGTTTCTGGAAACCAGGAGCTGGTATTATTCACCAAGTAGTATTAGAAAATTATGCTTTCCCTGGAGGTATGATGATTGGTACTGATTCTCACACAGTAAACGCTGGTGGTTTAGGGATGGTTGCTATTGGAGTAGGTGGTGCAGATGCTGTAGATGTTATGGCAGGAATGGCATGGGAACTTAAATTTCCAAAATTAATTGGAGTTAAGTTAACTGGAACAATTTCTGGTTGGACTGCACCTAAAGATGTAATACTTAAAGTTGCTGAAATTTTAACTGTAAAAGGTGGAACGGGAGCAATTGTAGAATATTTTGGTTCTGGTGCGTTATCATTATCATGTACTGGTAAAGGTACTATTTGTAATATGGGTGCAGAAATAGGAGCTACCACATCTACATTTGGTTATGATGATTCTATGGAACGTTATTTAAGAGCAACAGATAGAGCAGATATTGCTGATGCTGCAAATGAAGTTAGAGAACATTTAACTGCAGATCCAGAGGTTTATGCAAATCCAGAACAATATTTTGATGAAGTTATTGAAATTAACTTATCAGAATTAACGCCATTATTAAATGGTCCTTTTACGCCAGATTTATCTACCAAAGTTGGTTCAGATATGACGGAGAAAGCCACTAAGAATGAATGGCCATTGGCTGTGGAATGGGGGTTAATAGGTTCTTGTACGAACTCTTCTTATGAAGATTTATCTAGAGCTTCATCTATCGCACAACAAGCTATTGATAAAGGATTGAAAATGAAATCAGAATTAGGGATTAATCCAGGTTCTGAACAGGTACGTTTTACGGCACATAGAGATGGAATCTTACAAGTGTTTGAAAACTTAAATGCTAAAATATTCACGAATGCTTGTGGACCGTGTATTGGTCAATGGGCAAGATATAGTGATCCAAAAAATGCACCAAAGAACAGTATCGTTCACTCTTTTAATAGAAACTTCGCAAAACGTGCCGATGGTAATCCAAATACACACGCTTTCGTAGCTTCGCCAGAAATTACAGCTGCAATTGCTATTGCGGGTCGTTTAGATTTTAATCCGATGACGGATAAATTAATCAACGAAAATGGTGAAGAAGTTATGTTTGATGAGCCAACAGGATGGGAATTACCTCCTAAAGGTTTTGAAGTGGAAGATGCCGGGTATTTAGCACCAGACAAAGATGGTTCTGGCGTTGTTGTTAAAGTAGCAACAGATTCTGAAAGATTACAATTGTTAGAGCCTTTTACGCCTATAAAGGACGAAAGTCTAATGGGTGTTAAATTATTAATTAAAGCTTTTGGTAAATGTACTACTGACCATATTTCTATGGCTGGTCCTTGGTTGCGTTACCGTGGGCATTTAGATAATATATCAAACAACTGTTTAATTGGAGCTGTCAACGCTTTTGGTCAGAAGACCAATTTTGTTAAGAACCAATTGACAGGAGAATTTGGTGGTGTACCAGATACAGCACGTGCATATAAAGCAGCAGGTGTGAGAAGTATTGTTGTTGGAGATCATAACTATGGTGAAGGATCTTCACGTGAGCATGCTGCAATGGAGCCTAGACATTTAGGTGTTGCCGCTGTTTTAGTAAAATCATTCGCTCGTATTCACGAAACAAATCTTAAAAAACAAGGGATGTTAGGGTTAACTTTTGCAAATGAAAGTGATTATGACCTAATACAAGAAGACGATACATTCAATTTTATTGATATTTCAGAGTTTGCTCCAGACAAACAATTAACAATTGAAGTTGTTCATGCAGATGGAAGTAAAGATGTGATTAAAGTAAATCATACCTACAACCAATCGCAAATAGACTGGTATAGAGAAGGTTCTGCTTTAAACGTGATCAAAAAAGAGAACGTAGCATAG
- a CDS encoding TlpA disulfide reductase family protein: MKITKKTVLNILLFAFILSFFVTPLGDYSKVLLNKIFSFSPSVTEESDRNKITDYNWTLKDENWNFFNFKKSKGKVVFVNFFASWVLPCEAELQSIQTLYDKYEGKVDFYIISDEERAPVETFMAEQNLNFPVTYLFIGEKMPLTDIKAPTSYLIDKEGNIVIHKEGIADWDNSKIYDLIDRLLAK; this comes from the coding sequence ATGAAAATTACCAAGAAAACAGTATTAAATATTTTATTGTTTGCATTTATTCTTTCATTTTTTGTTACTCCTTTAGGGGATTATAGCAAAGTGCTATTGAATAAAATTTTCTCTTTCAGTCCTTCAGTTACTGAGGAATCCGATAGAAATAAGATTACAGATTATAATTGGACTCTAAAAGATGAAAACTGGAATTTTTTCAATTTTAAAAAATCAAAAGGAAAAGTTGTATTTGTAAATTTCTTCGCATCATGGGTGCTTCCTTGTGAGGCAGAATTGCAAAGTATTCAAACATTATATGATAAATATGAAGGTAAAGTAGATTTTTATATTATTTCTGACGAAGAAAGAGCGCCTGTTGAAACTTTTATGGCAGAACAAAACCTAAACTTTCCTGTTACCTACTTATTCATTGGAGAGAAAATGCCTTTAACAGATATTAAAGCACCAACTTCTTATTTAATTGATAAAGAAGGTAATATTGTTATTCATAAGGAAGGAATTGCGGATTGGGATAATTCTAAAATTTATGACTTAATTGACAGACTTTTAGCAAAATAA
- a CDS encoding TlpA disulfide reductase family protein: MKFTRDKIINFVVLIAAGIILFTPLGFPVKVFVNKLISFAPSEVDKGEQLKLTDYNWKLNSLDHHTLNFERYKDRVIIVNFWATWCPPCVAEMPEFQELYQDYKDKVVFLFVTNDDQQKVAAFMAKKQYTLPVYYPKSTTPDLLQSTAIPATFIINKNGEIVVDKTGSANWNSEKIRKLLDRLILQ; encoded by the coding sequence ATGAAATTCACTAGGGATAAAATTATAAACTTTGTGGTACTTATTGCTGCAGGTATTATTTTGTTTACACCCCTAGGTTTTCCTGTTAAAGTATTTGTGAATAAACTTATTTCTTTTGCTCCTTCTGAAGTTGATAAGGGTGAGCAATTGAAGCTCACTGATTATAATTGGAAATTAAATTCCTTAGATCATCATACGTTAAACTTTGAACGTTATAAAGATCGTGTTATCATCGTGAACTTTTGGGCCACATGGTGTCCGCCTTGTGTAGCAGAAATGCCAGAATTTCAGGAGCTGTATCAGGATTATAAGGATAAGGTAGTCTTTCTATTCGTTACCAATGATGATCAGCAGAAGGTAGCTGCTTTTATGGCAAAAAAGCAATATACCTTACCTGTATATTACCCAAAAAGTACAACACCAGATTTACTGCAGTCTACTGCTATCCCCGCAACCTTCATCATCAATAAGAATGGAGAAATTGTAGTAGATAAAACAGGTTCAGCTAATTGGAATAGCGAGAAAATTAGAAAGTTATTAGACCGTCTAATTTTGCAATAA
- a CDS encoding sterol desaturase family protein, whose product MNTLIWILIFISTFAFMEFMAWFSHKYIMHGFLWVLHSDHHHKDHDSWFERNDAFFIIYAVVSMSFILTGVNSWFWYGLPIGFGIMAYGAAYFLVHDIFIHQRFKLFRNANSRYAKGVRRAHKMHHKHTGKEDGECFGMLFVPFKYFKK is encoded by the coding sequence ATGAATACGCTTATCTGGATCCTTATATTTATTAGCACATTCGCTTTTATGGAATTCATGGCCTGGTTTAGCCACAAATACATAATGCATGGTTTTTTGTGGGTGTTGCATAGCGATCACCACCATAAAGACCACGATTCCTGGTTTGAACGTAACGATGCTTTTTTTATCATTTACGCGGTAGTCAGCATGTCATTTATATTAACAGGAGTAAACTCTTGGTTTTGGTATGGCTTACCTATAGGCTTTGGTATTATGGCGTATGGTGCCGCTTATTTCTTAGTTCATGACATATTTATCCATCAACGATTTAAGCTTTTTAGAAATGCCAATAGCCGATACGCTAAAGGAGTTCGAAGAGCACATAAAATGCATCATAAACACACTGGAAAAGAAGATGGGGAGTGTTTTGGAATGTTATTCGTTCCTTTTAAATATTTTAAAAAATAA
- a CDS encoding phytoene/squalene synthase family protein, whose protein sequence is MKSIFDQVSYGCSKIVTESYSTSFSLATKMLHSSIRGDIYNIYGFVRFADEIVDTFHDYDKEMLFNKFENDLKDALTHKISLNPILNSFQYTYHTYNIPYHLVDSFMKSMRMDLHKTVYKTDTEYKEYIYGSADVVGLMCLKVFVQGNEESYESLKTSAMALGSAFQKVNFLRDLKDDFEGLNRTYFPNTNLKQLDEASKKRIVDEIKADFQLGYEGIERLPHTAKFGVYTAYKYYSRLLTKLQRTPPLEIQNARIRVPNYEKFGLLAKSYVNYKLNLV, encoded by the coding sequence ATGAAAAGTATTTTTGACCAAGTTTCTTACGGCTGCAGTAAAATAGTTACTGAATCATACAGTACATCATTTTCATTAGCTACAAAAATGTTGCATTCTTCAATTCGCGGAGACATTTACAATATTTATGGCTTTGTACGTTTTGCAGATGAAATCGTAGATACGTTTCATGATTATGACAAGGAGATGCTTTTCAATAAGTTTGAAAATGATTTAAAAGATGCATTAACGCACAAAATTAGCCTTAATCCTATTCTAAATTCTTTTCAGTACACCTATCACACCTATAATATTCCGTATCATTTGGTAGATTCTTTTATGAAAAGCATGCGAATGGATCTTCATAAAACAGTATACAAAACAGATACTGAATATAAAGAATACATCTATGGCTCTGCAGATGTTGTGGGACTAATGTGTTTAAAGGTTTTTGTTCAAGGAAATGAAGAAAGCTATGAAAGCTTAAAAACCTCTGCAATGGCATTAGGTTCTGCTTTTCAGAAAGTAAATTTCTTACGCGATTTAAAGGATGATTTTGAGGGCTTAAACAGAACCTATTTTCCAAATACAAATCTAAAACAGCTGGACGAGGCATCAAAAAAAAGAATTGTAGACGAAATAAAAGCCGATTTCCAATTAGGCTATGAAGGGATTGAAAGATTACCACACACAGCAAAGTTTGGGGTTTATACTGCCTACAAATACTACTCAAGGCTATTGACCAAACTTCAAAGGACACCGCCTTTAGAAATACAAAACGCAAGAATTAGAGTACCGAATTATGAAAAATTTGGACTCCTTGCAAAATCATATGTAAATTACAAACTTAATTTAGTATAA
- a CDS encoding NAD(P)/FAD-dependent oxidoreductase, protein MKKKVIIIGSGFSSLSAAAYLAKDGFEVTIFEKNSTVGGRARQLKKDGFTFDMGPSWYWMPDIFDKFFGDFGKKTSDYYQLAKLNPAYKIFFSDDVITIGDCMDKICEEFERIEKGSAIQLRKFIAIAQENYDIAINKVVLRPGLSPLELVTPETITRVDQFFKTISSEVRKRFKNKKLVSTLEFPVLFLGAKPSKTPSFYSFMNFADFGLGTWHPKGGMYEIILAMESLVKELGVKINTNSPASKILVEHKKAIGIITNGETHLADFVLSGADYHHSETLLKEEDRQFTEAYWSKKTFAPSSLLFYVGFDKKIKNVEHHNLFFDTDFELHAEEIYDEPKWPKNPLFYANFPSVTDKSMAPKENETGFFLIPIAPDLNDTEEVREEYFNLIVKRFEEKTNQKIKNNIIFKESFCVNDFIEEYNSYKGNAYGLANTLTQTAFLRPNLKSKKVKNLFFTGQLTVPGPGVPPALISGKLVSELITKSNN, encoded by the coding sequence ATGAAAAAAAAGGTAATAATAATTGGCTCTGGATTCTCCTCATTGTCAGCTGCGGCTTATTTAGCTAAAGACGGATTTGAGGTTACTATTTTCGAAAAAAATAGTACCGTTGGTGGACGCGCACGTCAACTAAAAAAAGACGGATTTACTTTTGACATGGGTCCGAGTTGGTATTGGATGCCCGATATTTTTGATAAATTTTTTGGTGATTTCGGTAAAAAAACATCAGATTATTACCAGCTAGCCAAACTTAATCCTGCTTATAAAATATTTTTTTCAGATGATGTAATTACCATTGGCGATTGCATGGATAAAATATGTGAGGAATTTGAACGTATCGAAAAAGGCAGTGCTATTCAGCTGCGGAAATTTATCGCCATAGCTCAGGAGAATTATGATATCGCAATTAACAAAGTAGTTTTACGTCCAGGACTGTCCCCATTAGAATTAGTTACTCCTGAGACCATTACCAGAGTAGATCAATTTTTTAAAACCATAAGCTCAGAGGTTAGAAAAAGATTTAAGAATAAAAAACTGGTATCAACCTTAGAATTTCCTGTTCTCTTTTTAGGAGCTAAACCTAGTAAAACACCATCATTTTACAGCTTTATGAATTTCGCTGATTTCGGTCTAGGAACATGGCACCCAAAAGGGGGTATGTATGAAATTATCTTAGCTATGGAAAGCCTAGTAAAAGAGCTGGGAGTTAAAATAAATACAAATAGTCCCGCTTCTAAAATACTCGTTGAGCATAAAAAAGCAATTGGAATAATCACAAATGGAGAAACACATTTAGCCGACTTTGTACTTAGCGGAGCAGACTACCATCATTCTGAAACCTTACTAAAAGAGGAAGATCGGCAATTTACCGAAGCGTATTGGAGTAAAAAAACATTCGCTCCATCTTCACTTTTATTTTATGTAGGTTTTGATAAAAAAATTAAAAACGTAGAGCACCACAACTTATTTTTTGATACTGACTTTGAACTGCATGCCGAAGAAATTTACGATGAACCCAAATGGCCTAAAAATCCATTATTCTATGCCAATTTCCCATCGGTGACCGATAAAAGCATGGCACCAAAAGAGAATGAAACAGGCTTTTTCTTAATTCCTATTGCGCCGGATTTAAATGACACTGAAGAAGTTAGAGAAGAATATTTTAATTTGATTGTTAAAAGATTTGAAGAAAAAACAAATCAAAAAATAAAAAACAATATTATATTTAAAGAGTCCTTTTGCGTAAATGATTTTATTGAAGAATACAATTCTTACAAAGGGAATGCTTATGGTTTAGCAAATACCTTAACGCAAACTGCATTTTTAAGACCAAATCTTAAAAGTAAGAAAGTGAAAAATTTATTTTTTACTGGACAGCTCACCGTTCCAGGACCTGGAGTTCCCCCTGCATTAATTTCAGGGAAATTAGTCTCTGAATTGATTACCAAATCAAATAATTAA
- a CDS encoding MerR family transcriptional regulator — protein MNNVKKYFSIRDLENLSGIKAHTIRIWEKRYNLLEPERTTTNIRNYSLKSLQKLLNITLLYNNGHKISKIAQIPDTEIPNFVQEVIEKKTVKNHAINSFKIAMVNFDSNLFYNTYNSLLTESSFKEVFYEAFIPLLNELGLLWQNNAVSPSHEHFITNLIKQKIILNTEKLLVNKPTKTDKTFVLFLPDNEIHDIGLLYLNYEITLKGYKTIYLGQTVPIECLKDLLGYCENIYFLSYFTVEPNKGKLRKYIENFHQELGIDNNYKFWILGHQVQHIQADMLPKNIKKFKSIEKLVSEL, from the coding sequence ATGAACAACGTGAAAAAATACTTTAGTATTAGAGATTTGGAAAATTTATCTGGAATAAAAGCCCATACGATTCGTATCTGGGAAAAAAGGTACAATTTACTGGAACCAGAACGGACGACAACCAACATTAGAAATTATAGTCTTAAAAGTTTACAAAAGCTTTTAAACATTACGTTACTTTATAATAACGGACATAAGATTTCTAAAATTGCTCAAATTCCTGATACCGAAATTCCAAACTTCGTTCAAGAAGTCATTGAAAAAAAAACAGTTAAGAACCATGCTATAAATTCTTTTAAAATAGCCATGGTAAATTTTGACTCCAATTTATTTTATAACACGTACAACAGCCTATTAACAGAAAGCAGCTTTAAAGAAGTATTTTATGAAGCTTTTATTCCGCTCCTCAATGAATTGGGTTTGCTTTGGCAAAATAATGCTGTGAGTCCGTCTCATGAGCATTTCATAACCAATCTCATTAAACAAAAGATTATACTAAATACAGAAAAATTATTAGTTAATAAGCCTACAAAAACAGACAAAACATTTGTGCTTTTCTTACCTGATAATGAGATTCATGATATTGGTTTACTCTATTTAAATTATGAAATAACGTTAAAAGGGTACAAAACAATCTATTTAGGTCAGACCGTTCCCATAGAATGCTTAAAAGATTTACTCGGCTATTGTGAAAATATTTATTTCTTATCCTATTTCACTGTTGAACCCAATAAAGGGAAGCTCCGTAAATACATTGAGAACTTCCATCAAGAACTAGGCATTGACAACAATTATAAATTTTGGATTTTAGGACATCAAGTACAACACATACAAGCAGACATGCTCCCTAAAAACATAAAAAAATTCAAGTCCATAGAAAAACTTGTAAGTGAATTATAA
- a CDS encoding GntR family transcriptional regulator: MQNSFSFIIDHDSDVPKYQQIVDIINQSIAKDVLAIGDSLPSVNSFCQEHHLSRDTVFKAYTILKENGVIKSVPNKGYYIASKNRKVLLVLDTFKAYKEVLYHSFINEMEDDIITDVQFHHYNIENFKTILNNSLGKYYKYVVMGFDHKQVSKTLAKIPNNDLLLIDWNINSSPKNNYVFQDFGVSFYKGLEAITENFKKYTALHFLYPNYTNHAKETVDYFERYCKDNNFDYQIKTNPQEYNIEKGIAYISVSDRVLGVFLEQCRKQNFEPGVDVGFLSYNDTPMKKFIYKGITVVTTDFEQLGISAAKFINSDKPLQVYVPTKIIVRDSL; encoded by the coding sequence ATGCAAAATAGCTTTAGTTTTATTATTGATCACGATAGTGATGTGCCAAAATATCAGCAAATTGTTGATATAATCAACCAGTCTATTGCTAAGGATGTTTTGGCTATTGGTGATTCTTTGCCTTCTGTAAACTCCTTTTGTCAAGAACATCATCTATCAAGAGATACCGTTTTTAAGGCGTATACAATTCTGAAAGAGAATGGGGTTATAAAATCTGTTCCTAATAAAGGGTATTATATCGCGAGTAAAAACAGAAAAGTACTACTAGTTTTGGACACCTTTAAGGCGTATAAAGAAGTGTTGTATCATTCTTTTATTAATGAAATGGAAGATGATATTATTACCGATGTTCAATTTCACCATTATAATATTGAAAATTTTAAAACCATACTTAATAATAGTTTAGGAAAATATTATAAGTACGTAGTAATGGGCTTCGATCATAAACAAGTGTCAAAAACCTTAGCTAAAATCCCGAACAATGATTTGTTATTAATAGATTGGAATATTAATTCAAGTCCAAAAAATAATTATGTTTTTCAAGATTTTGGAGTCTCTTTTTATAAAGGATTAGAAGCTATTACAGAAAACTTTAAGAAGTATACAGCGCTTCATTTCCTGTATCCAAACTATACTAATCACGCCAAGGAAACGGTAGATTATTTTGAGAGGTATTGTAAGGACAACAACTTCGATTATCAGATTAAAACAAATCCGCAGGAATATAACATAGAAAAAGGGATAGCTTACATTAGTGTGAGTGACCGCGTATTGGGTGTTTTTTTAGAACAGTGTCGTAAACAAAATTTTGAACCAGGCGTAGATGTAGGCTTTTTGTCCTATAACGATACCCCCATGAAAAAATTTATTTATAAAGGAATAACGGTGGTGACTACTGATTTTGAGCAGTTGGGCATAAGTGCCGCAAAATTTATCAATTCAGATAAACCACTTCAAGTTTATGTGCCCACAAAAATTATAGTAAGAGATTCATTATAA
- a CDS encoding xylulokinase, with amino-acid sequence MYYIGFDLGSSSIKAALVEIKTGKSLGVVQEPETEMSMLALKNGWAEQNPDDWWKHICKAIERLKRKYAVSKADIKGIGISYQMHGLVIVDKEGKPLRKSIIWCDSRAVEIGNTAFEALGEEKCAAHLLNSPANFTASKLRWVKENEPDVYAKIHKFMLPGDYIAYKFSNKINTTISGLSEGIFWDFKTDSIAQFLLDYYGIEEALVPTIVDTFGLQSKVDEKGAKESGLAIGTPVFYRAGDQPNNALSLNVFNPGEVAATGGTSGVVYAVTDSLSGKESTRVNNFAHVNYKKSDPRIGKLLNINGAGIQYRWLLNNLAVNSYEEMNMLASEIGIGSDGVCMLPFGNGAERMLNNKDIGTRLVNVNLNNHHKGHLCRAALEGIAFSFVYGMEILKSDGIDVHVIRAGNDNLFRSEIFANTVATLIGYEIEIYNTTGAIGAARAAGLHEGDFDTYGKLIMDNDHVMTFMPFKDKKPYQEAYQNWKKELELVLNNK; translated from the coding sequence ATGTACTACATAGGATTCGATTTAGGAAGTTCGTCTATAAAAGCGGCTTTAGTAGAGATTAAAACAGGAAAAAGTCTAGGTGTCGTTCAAGAACCAGAGACAGAAATGAGCATGCTTGCCTTGAAAAATGGATGGGCAGAGCAAAACCCTGATGATTGGTGGAAACACATTTGTAAAGCTATTGAGCGCTTAAAAAGAAAGTATGCTGTTTCTAAAGCAGATATTAAAGGGATTGGTATTTCGTACCAAATGCATGGGCTTGTCATTGTAGATAAGGAAGGGAAACCACTTAGGAAAAGTATAATATGGTGTGATAGTAGAGCAGTAGAAATTGGTAATACCGCTTTTGAAGCCCTAGGGGAAGAAAAGTGTGCTGCTCATTTACTAAACTCCCCCGCTAATTTTACAGCCTCGAAATTAAGATGGGTTAAAGAAAATGAACCAGATGTATATGCTAAAATTCACAAGTTTATGCTGCCTGGCGATTATATCGCTTATAAATTCTCCAATAAAATAAATACGACCATCTCAGGTTTGTCTGAGGGTATTTTTTGGGATTTTAAAACCGATAGTATTGCTCAATTTCTTTTAGACTACTACGGAATAGAAGAGGCACTTGTACCTACAATAGTAGATACTTTTGGTTTGCAATCTAAGGTAGATGAAAAAGGCGCTAAAGAGAGTGGCTTGGCTATTGGGACTCCAGTTTTTTATAGAGCAGGAGACCAGCCCAACAATGCATTGTCTTTAAATGTATTTAATCCGGGAGAAGTAGCTGCTACAGGGGGGACTTCTGGTGTGGTTTACGCGGTAACAGATAGTTTGTCTGGTAAAGAAAGCACACGCGTAAATAATTTTGCACACGTAAATTATAAAAAATCAGATCCGCGTATTGGTAAGTTATTAAATATCAATGGCGCAGGAATACAATACCGTTGGTTGTTAAATAACCTAGCAGTTAACTCGTATGAAGAGATGAATATGCTAGCCTCAGAAATAGGAATAGGTTCAGATGGGGTTTGTATGCTTCCTTTTGGGAATGGTGCAGAGCGTATGCTTAATAATAAAGATATTGGGACAAGGTTGGTCAACGTAAATCTTAACAACCATCATAAAGGGCATTTATGTAGAGCTGCTTTAGAAGGTATCGCCTTTTCTTTTGTCTACGGCATGGAAATTTTAAAATCTGATGGCATTGATGTACATGTAATTCGGGCAGGAAATGACAATTTATTTCGATCAGAAATTTTCGCAAATACAGTGGCCACCTTAATAGGGTATGAAATAGAAATATATAATACTACGGGCGCCATTGGAGCAGCAAGAGCTGCCGGTTTACATGAGGGTGATTTTGATACCTATGGTAAATTAATCATGGATAATGATCACGTGATGACTTTTATGCCCTTTAAGGATAAAAAGCCGTATCAAGAGGCCTATCAAAATTGGAAAAAAGAATTAGAACTCGTTTTAAATAATAAATAA